TCGGAGCGGTCGACCTCGACCACGTGACCCTTCTCGAGGACGCCGAGCTGGTGGTAGATCCGGCTGAGCAGCCGGGCGATCGTGGTCTTCGCCGTACCGGGCTTCCCGACGAACACCATGTGCCGTGCGCGCTCGTGACTCGGCAGCCCGAGCTCGGACCGGCGGAGGTTCGTCTTCACCTCGGCGACCATCCGGCGGACCGCGTCCTTCACCGACTCCAGGCCGATCAGCGAGTCGAGCTCGGCGATCGGGTTGTCGCTGAAGTCGAGCGGCTTCGGCAGCGCCTCGTCGGGCGTGTCACCCGAGGCGTTGCCGGCACTCTTGTCTTCTTCCTTCTTGACCTCGTTCCAGGCGGCTGAGAGCGAGGCTTCCTGGTCCGACGCGGCCTGGTTCTCGAGGGCGTTCCAGCGCTCCCGGTCGAGCATCCGGAACAGCGTGGTCAGGTCGGGGACCTCGGGCTCCGGCCACGGCGCCCGGTTCAGCACACCGGACAGGTGTATGCCGACGCGCGCGGCGGCGGCGCCCCAGGACCTGGCGAGCGGTGCCTGTCCGTTGCGGATCGCGCGGGACATCCACTGGTTGATGTGCCCGTACCAGGTCTGCAGCGTGAAGGTCGGGTCGAGCTCCTTGAGCGCCTTGTGCACGTCGATCGCGGAGTCACCGAGGATGCTCGCGACGGACTGCGGGATTCCGCGCAGCCCGGTGGCCAGGATCAGCTCGGCCAGCACCTGGGCGAAGTCGCCGGCGTACTCGTCCGGGCTCACCATCAGCATCCGGGCGTGCGTGTCCCGGACCGAGTTCAGCGAGTAGCGCAGGGCGGCGGTGGGGCCGGCGAGCTCGGGGAGTACGGCGCGCTCGGAATCGTTGAGCGCGTCGGTACGCCAGTACTTCGCGATGTCGTCGTACTCGCCGGTGATGTGCAGCTCGGTGATGGCACGGTCGGCCAGGACCCGGTCGAACGCGGCGGTCAGGGCCGTCGCGCGGGCTGCCATCGGGGGAGCGTCGACGAACAGGGCGGCGACGTTGCGGGACAGTTGCAGCGCGTGCTTGCGCCCGTTCTCGCGGAATCCACGGGCGCCGGCGATCGCCTGCAGGTGCCAGTCCGTCGGCGCCACGTGGATCACATGGCCGCTGCCGCCGAGACGGGACGACGGCCGGTGGAACTCGTGGGTCAGCTCGGCCGACAGGTCGGCGTACTCACCGTGCAGGACCGGGATCCACCCGGTCAGCAGCGGAGCCACCTGATGGGTGTACCAGACCGCAGCGGGAGTGCCTGTGACGAAGTCCGGGAACGCCTCGGGGCGCAACGGCCGCAGCGCCTCGGGGTCGTCGGCCCAGGCCTTGAGCTGCGCCCGGACGCGGGTCAGCCACTCGCCCGGCACCTCCCACGGCTTCTCCGCCGCCAGCACATCGAGAACCCGCGGACTACGGACGTCGTCAGCCACCAATTTCCTTCCCCAGAATCCACCAGCCGCCCCAGTCTAGGACCCCACCGGGCGAGCCGCGGGTCAGGCGGGGTCGGCTGGGGTGAGGGTGAGGCTGATGCTGTTGATGCAGTAGCGGAGGTCGGTGGGGGTGCCGTAGCCCTCGCCCTCGAAGACGTGGCCGAGGTGGGAGCCGCAGTTGGCGCAGCGGACCTCGACGCGCTTCATGCCGAGGTCGTGGTCCTCGATGTACTCGACCCGGTCCTCGGCGAGCGGCGCGAAGAACGACGGCCAGCCGCAGTGCGAGTCGAACTTGGTCTCGCTCCGGAACAGCTCCGTGTCGCAGGCCCGGCACTTGTACACGCCGACCGTCTTGGTGTCGGTGTACTCACCGACGAACGGCCGCTCGGTGCCGGCCTGGCGCAGCACGTGGAACTCGGCGGGGGAGAGCTCGGCCTTCCACTCCGCGTCGGACTTCTGTACGACGTAGTTCTTGGTCTGATCTGTCACGTTCCCAGTATCGGCGCCCGGGCAAGGAAAACCCCGCCCGGGCGGCCAACGTAAGACTGCCGCAATCTTCTGGGGTTACCGCACCCAGGACGGCAGCGGGATCAGTTTCACCACCTGCGGGTCGTGGTCGGAGATCTGGTCCGGGAACTCCGCGTTCATGTGCACGACGTCGTACGCCGACGCCGGCCGCAGGTTCTGTGAGATCAGGATCTGGTCCAGGATCTGGCTGTTGCCCTCGAACACGTAGCTGTACCGCTCCTTCAGCGGCAGCGTCCGCGGCAGGTCGATCAGCGCGGTCTTGCCCGAGCCGACCAGGATGTCCGCGGTCTGCGACCAGTCGAAGTCGTTCAGGTCACCGAGGACGACGACGTTCGCGCCCTTGTCCTTGGCCAGGATCTGGTCCACGAACCCGCGCACCGAGGCGGCCTGCTGGTGCCGCTTGGCCGCGGTCACCTGCACCGGCGGCTGGAAGCGGCCCCACAGCGGGTTGTCGCCGCCCTTGGAGCTGAAGTGGTTCACGACCACGAACACGGTCTGCCCGTGCCACTTGAACTCGCCCGCGAGCGGCACCCGGGTGGCGGCCCAGGCGGGGTTCGCCGGGTCGATCCGGCCCGGCGAAGCGCTCAGGTGCGGCTTGCCGCGGCGGTCCGTGACGATCGTGGTCGGCGACGTCGAGGTCCCACCGGGCGTATCGACGAACTTCACCGCCTTGTCCGTCCGGTACAGGAACGCGACCCGGATGTTGCCGCCCGGCTCACCGCCCTCCTGGTTGTTCACCGGGTCGATCTGCTTCCAGGTGTACTGCGGCCCGCCCGCCTTCACGATCGCCGCGGTCAGCAGTCCGAGCGTCTTGTCCGCGGTCGTGTCGCCGGAGTTGACCGCTCCGTCGTCGTCCTGGACCTCCTCGAGGCCGAGGATGTCCGGCGACGCGAGGTTGTGCACGACCGCCTGCGCCAGCCCGTCGAACTTGACGTCACCGTCGGACGGGTCCAGGTTCTCCACGTTGAACGTCGCCACCGACAGCTGCACCGGCGACGAGGCCTTGGTCGTCTCGCGCTTGACCCCGCCGTCGATCACGGTCGGCGTCGTGGTCGGCAGCAGCTTGAAGTTGCCGAACGAGTAGTCGAGGACACCCGTCACCACACCGGCCAGCTTGTCGCCGGTCTTCGCGTCCGGGATCGTCGTCAGTACGTCGTCCAGCAGCACCCGCTCCGGGTTGCTGTCGGTCTTCTGCAGCAGGATCCCGCCGCGCACCGTGCGTACGCCGGCACCAGCCGGTACGACGGACAGCTCGCGGAACGAACTCGTCGGGCCGGTGACCTGCGGCTGGTTGATGCCCAGCCACATGCCCTCCAGCGACTCCCAGAAGTCGAGACCGTCGCTGGCCGGGTCGAACGCGGTGCTGGTCGTCTCGACGTCACCGTTCGAGTCATCGTCGATCACGGTCGACGGCGGCACGCGCCCGCCCGGTCCGACGATGGTCGGAGCCGGTACGGCGGCAGTCCCGGTGCCTGAAGTTGTCACGGTGACCTTCGGGTTGGTCAGCTCGGTGGTCGTCAGGTTCGTCGTACCGCCGGAGCCGCCCGGGCGGAACTCGGCGACCGAGCCCTCGACCGTCACGGCGTCGCCCACGGAGACCGTCGGCGCGGCGCTGGTGAACACGAACAGGCCCTCGCTGGTGGCCGGGTCGGCGTCCGGCTGCGGGTCCTGGAACCAGAACCCGTTGCTGCCCTTCACCGTCACAACACCGGTGACGTTCGCGACCTGCTTGCCGTCCAGAGGCGACCGGTGCGCGGCGCCCTGGATGTCGTGGATCTTCGCGTCCACCGGCGGCTCGGCCGGACCACCGGTCAGTGTGCCGGGCGACGGGTTGCCGGCGGCGAAGTCGACGCTGTTGTTGTCGGTGTCCTTCGCCGGGTCGGTCCGCGCGGCCGAGGTCGTGTTCGACAGGCCCGGCGCGGGCGTGGTCTCGGAGTCGTTCGCGGCGCCGTACCCGACGTAGTCCTTGACGCCCGCGTCGGCGTGGCAGGTGGCGCCGCAGGCGAGGGCGGTCTGGTTCGTGACCAGAGCGACCTTGCCGGCAGACGCGGACATCAGGGTGGTCCCGGTCGCGTTCGCCGTCGGCAGCGGCTGGCCGTTCCCGGCGCCGGCGCCCTCCTGGACGAGATAGGCGGCTCCGGGCGCGATGGTGCCGGTCAGGTTCGTCACCTGCCACGTCGAGCCTCCGGACGAGGCGTACTGGATCGACCAGCCGCTCACGTCGACCGGGGCCGAGCTGTTGTTGGTCAGCTCCACGAAGTCGTTCTGGTACGGCGCGCCGCTGTTGCCGCCACCGCCGTACACCTCGGTGATGACCACATCGGTGGAAGCGGCGTCGGCGGGCCGAGCGATCAGTACGGCGGAGCCGGCTAAGACGAGACTCGAAGTGACCACGAGAGCGCCCAGGCGGCGCCGTGATCGGTACAGGGCAGACATTCCCGGATTCTCACACCGGTACGCGGTCCTTCCAAGGTCCAACACGTGAACACGTGCCGAAGGCAGGGGTGATCATTCGCCCCGCAACGCAAGCAGTTGGTACACCTCGACCGGCTCGGCCTTTCCCTTCAAACTGATCAGCCCCAGGGACTCCGTGCGGGCCTCCGGCAGCAGCGCCTTCGTCGCCGGGCCGATCGCGACCGCCCCACCCGGAGCCTTCCCCTCGATCCGCGACGCGACGTTCACGGTGTCCCCGATGACGGTATGCGTTCTCCCGCCTTCCGTCCCGAGCAGCGTCACGGACGCGATCCCGCTGTTGATCCCGACCCGGAACCGCGGCCAGGTCGGATGCGCGTCCTGTACGGCGGCCGCCGCCTCCTGCAGCGCCAGCCCGGCCTCGGCCGCTCGTTGCGCGTGATCCGGCTGGTCACCGCGCTTGTTGAACGTGACCATCAGGGCGTCGCCGATGATCCGGTCCACGTCGCCGCCGTGCCGTTGGACGACCTGCGGTACGACGACCTGGAAGTACGTGTTGAGCATCGCCGTGACCTCGGACGGGTCGTGCTGCTCGGAGAACGACGTGAACCCCTGCAGGTCCGCGAACAGCACGCTCAGCTCGCGCCGTCCCGACACCGTGTCCTCCTGGTACAGGTCCGCGAACCGCTCCTCGTACCACTGGATCCGGACCCCGGCGACGACCAGCACGAACGCGCCGAGCATCAGCACGTGCCACTCCCACCACGACAACGCCCAGTTCCGGGCGAACACCAGCGCGACCATCGCCTCGCCGAGCAGCACGAACGCGGCGATCATCGACAGCAGCATCAGCGACGGCCGCGCCCACCAAGTCCGCAGGTACCTCGCGGCGGCAACGCCGTACAGCAGAACCGTGGGTACGGCGAGCGCGGTGAGGATGCCGTCGGCAACTTCCGGGACGGACGTCGCGTGCAGCGGCCAGATCCGCAGCACCGAAGCCGCCGCCCACACGGCCAGCAGTACGAGCAAACCGATCCGCAGCCTGCGCCCCCACGCGATGCCGGAGACGGTCAGGCTCGACAGGAACGCGAACACCGACGCCAACGCGACACCGATCGGCGTAGCGAGCGTGAAGCCGACGTTCGGTGTGTCCAGCAGCACCTTCGGTGTCGCCAGCGCGTGTAGCCCCAGGAAGCCTGCCGCGGACAGGAACGCCAGCGACACGAACAGAACGCGCGAATCACCTCGCCGCAGAGCGGCGGCGCCGGTTGTGTAGGCGAGTACGGCGCTCAGCGCGGCAGTCACCAGCACCAACCAGAAGTGCGCGGGATGATGCTCCCAGTGCACGTCGAACCGTGGCTCCTGCAACACCAGCGCGAGTCCCACGAGAGGCAGTACCAGCACCAGCGCGGTCAGTCCGACCATCGCCGGCGTGTAGACGAACTTCCGCTCAGGCATCCGACCGGACCTTGAGGTGCGTGTGGATCTGCGAGACCACCACCGATCCCTCACCGACCGCTGACGCCACCCGCTTCACCGACCCGCACCGCACGTCGCCGACCGCGAACAGCC
This Kribbella sp. NBC_00482 DNA region includes the following protein-coding sequences:
- a CDS encoding adenylate/guanylate cyclase domain-containing protein, which encodes MPERKFVYTPAMVGLTALVLVLPLVGLALVLQEPRFDVHWEHHPAHFWLVLVTAALSAVLAYTTGAAALRRGDSRVLFVSLAFLSAAGFLGLHALATPKVLLDTPNVGFTLATPIGVALASVFAFLSSLTVSGIAWGRRLRIGLLVLLAVWAAASVLRIWPLHATSVPEVADGILTALAVPTVLLYGVAAARYLRTWWARPSLMLLSMIAAFVLLGEAMVALVFARNWALSWWEWHVLMLGAFVLVVAGVRIQWYEERFADLYQEDTVSGRRELSVLFADLQGFTSFSEQHDPSEVTAMLNTYFQVVVPQVVQRHGGDVDRIIGDALMVTFNKRGDQPDHAQRAAEAGLALQEAAAAVQDAHPTWPRFRVGINSGIASVTLLGTEGGRTHTVIGDTVNVASRIEGKAPGGAVAIGPATKALLPEARTESLGLISLKGKAEPVEVYQLLALRGE
- the msrB gene encoding peptide-methionine (R)-S-oxide reductase MsrB, which gives rise to MTDQTKNYVVQKSDAEWKAELSPAEFHVLRQAGTERPFVGEYTDTKTVGVYKCRACDTELFRSETKFDSHCGWPSFFAPLAEDRVEYIEDHDLGMKRVEVRCANCGSHLGHVFEGEGYGTPTDLRYCINSISLTLTPADPA
- a CDS encoding lamin tail domain-containing protein translates to MSALYRSRRRLGALVVTSSLVLAGSAVLIARPADAASTDVVITEVYGGGGNSGAPYQNDFVELTNNSSAPVDVSGWSIQYASSGGSTWQVTNLTGTIAPGAAYLVQEGAGAGNGQPLPTANATGTTLMSASAGKVALVTNQTALACGATCHADAGVKDYVGYGAANDSETTPAPGLSNTTSAARTDPAKDTDNNSVDFAAGNPSPGTLTGGPAEPPVDAKIHDIQGAAHRSPLDGKQVANVTGVVTVKGSNGFWFQDPQPDADPATSEGLFVFTSAAPTVSVGDAVTVEGSVAEFRPGGSGGTTNLTTTELTNPKVTVTTSGTGTAAVPAPTIVGPGGRVPPSTVIDDDSNGDVETTSTAFDPASDGLDFWESLEGMWLGINQPQVTGPTSSFRELSVVPAGAGVRTVRGGILLQKTDSNPERVLLDDVLTTIPDAKTGDKLAGVVTGVLDYSFGNFKLLPTTTPTVIDGGVKRETTKASSPVQLSVATFNVENLDPSDGDVKFDGLAQAVVHNLASPDILGLEEVQDDDGAVNSGDTTADKTLGLLTAAIVKAGGPQYTWKQIDPVNNQEGGEPGGNIRVAFLYRTDKAVKFVDTPGGTSTSPTTIVTDRRGKPHLSASPGRIDPANPAWAATRVPLAGEFKWHGQTVFVVVNHFSSKGGDNPLWGRFQPPVQVTAAKRHQQAASVRGFVDQILAKDKGANVVVLGDLNDFDWSQTADILVGSGKTALIDLPRTLPLKERYSYVFEGNSQILDQILISQNLRPASAYDVVHMNAEFPDQISDHDPQVVKLIPLPSWVR
- a CDS encoding AAA family ATPase, with product MADDVRSPRVLDVLAAEKPWEVPGEWLTRVRAQLKAWADDPEALRPLRPEAFPDFVTGTPAAVWYTHQVAPLLTGWIPVLHGEYADLSAELTHEFHRPSSRLGGSGHVIHVAPTDWHLQAIAGARGFRENGRKHALQLSRNVAALFVDAPPMAARATALTAAFDRVLADRAITELHITGEYDDIAKYWRTDALNDSERAVLPELAGPTAALRYSLNSVRDTHARMLMVSPDEYAGDFAQVLAELILATGLRGIPQSVASILGDSAIDVHKALKELDPTFTLQTWYGHINQWMSRAIRNGQAPLARSWGAAAARVGIHLSGVLNRAPWPEPEVPDLTTLFRMLDRERWNALENQAASDQEASLSAAWNEVKKEEDKSAGNASGDTPDEALPKPLDFSDNPIAELDSLIGLESVKDAVRRMVAEVKTNLRRSELGLPSHERARHMVFVGKPGTAKTTIARLLSRIYHQLGVLEKGHVVEVDRSDLVGAGLGSTAPMTAAKFREALGGVLFIDEAYSLTPENTPGDYGLEAVATVLKLMEDHRNDCIVIVAGYHREMQRFMESNTGLASRFPKLLSFSEYDTDQLVGIFELQARQKGMIYGEEVLDKVRAVIPPAPRGHSFGNGRFIRNVLEEAVSNQATRLSASDPDKLTERDLRELIPSDVRPPTSMRAEDYLLQKPGT